In Nicotiana tabacum cultivar K326 chromosome 17, ASM71507v2, whole genome shotgun sequence, one DNA window encodes the following:
- the LOC142171542 gene encoding uncharacterized protein LOC142171542, whose amino-acid sequence MRTRSAEKKSAGKQQIAAEPAAEPAAAMKRTPPSRARQVRASGSTIPSPAEEAKASDADGAVQSTPEAKPALGRKTTRRVARKVVKKVPASSRTTPDKTPRSEDAGMAVPEDTVQEKVKEDPVKEKEAAESKNCVKKGDAEDSKEDHVEVEDAQESKKSIKEEETENSKEVHDKEEDAEDSKEDPVKEEGLQDLKEDAAKEKDTEDLKEDIVKDEDAEVSKEDPVKEKGLQDLKEDATMEKDAQDLKEDIVKEEDIVESKEEAIKEKNVEESKEDVVIGKDAESEEYPAKEEDAEGSKEDAVMEKNVEESKEDLVKEEDAVMEKDAEESKEDLVKEEDAEYSKEYPEKEDDAEGSKEDAMKERDAEDLKESPVMEEDEEDSKEDPVKEEDAEESKEGPVKEKDAEDLNDAGPTLMYEMDPEEMEESSYNLVGTVQDAGDSVMEDQNGNKEEQTGDIQEEPAKNTLMSLDEVNVGSDMRSLEEISP is encoded by the exons ATGAGAACTCGAAGTGCCGAAAAGAAATCTGCCGGAAAACAGCAAATCGCTGCCGAGCCGGCGGCTGAGCCAGCTGCCGCGATGAAGCGTACTCCGCCCTCTAGGGCTAGGCAAGTTAGGGCCTCTGGATCCACTATCCCATCACCGG CTGAAGAAGCAAAAGCTTCAGATGCAGATGGGGCTGTTCAATCAACACCGGAAGCAAAACCTGCTTTAGGTAGGAAAACTACTCGAAGGGTTGCGAGGAAGGTGGTAAAGAAAGTTCCGGCTTCTTCTAGAACTACTCCGGATAAGACACCTAGATCAGAAGATGCTGGAATGGCAGTGCCTGAAGATACTGTCCAAGAGAAGGTTAAGGAAGATCCTGTCAAAGAGAAAGAAGCAGCAGAATCAAAGAACTGTGTCAAGAAGGGAGATGCAGAAGACTCGAAGGAAGATCATGTGGAGGTTGAAGATGCACAGGAATCAAAGAAATCTATCAAGGAGGAAGAGACGGAGAACTCAAAGGAAGTTCATGACAAGGAGGAAGATGCAGAGGACTCAAAGGAAGATCCTGTCAAGGAGGAAGGTCTACAGGACCTAAAGGAAGATGCTGCGAAGGAGAAAGATACAGAGGACTTGAAGGAAGATATTGTCAAGGATGAAGATGCTGAGGTCTCAAAGGAAGATCCTGTCAAGGAGAAAGGTCTACAGGACCTAAAGGAAGATGCTACAATGGAGAAAGATGCACAGGACTTAAAGGAAGATATTGTCAAGGAGGAAGATATAGTGGAGTCAAAAGAAGAGGCTATAAAGGAGAAAAATGTAGAGGAGTCAAAGGAAGATGTTGTAATTGGGAAAGATGCAGAGTCAGAGGAATATCCCGCAAAGGAGGAAGATGCAGAGGGTTCAAAGGAAGATGCTGTGATGGAGAAAAATGTAGAGGAGTCGAAGGAAGATCTTGTCAAGGAGGAAGATGCTGTGATGGAGAAAGATGCAGAGGAGTCGAAGGAAGATCTTGTCAAGGAGGAAGATGCAGAGTACTCAAAGGAATATCCTGAGAAGGAGGACGATGCAGAGGGTTCAAAGGAAGATGCCATGAAAGAGAGAGATGCAGAGGACTTAAAGGAAAGTCCTGtcatggaggaagatgaagaggaCTCAAAGGAAGATCCTGTCAAGGAGGAAGATGCAGAGGAGTCAAAGGAAGGTCCTGTTAAGGAGAAAGATGCAGAGGACTTAAATGATGCAGGACCAACGCTCATGTATGAGATGGATCCTGAGGAAATGGAAGAATCTTCATATAATTTAGTGGGCACAGTTCAAGATGCTGGTGATTCTGTGATGGAAGATCAAAATGGAAACAAGGAGGAACAGACAGGTGATATACAGGAGGAACCAGCTAAAAATACTTTAATGTCTCTAGATGAAGTAAATGTTGGCAGTGATATGAGATCGTTAGAGGAAATTTCGCCATGA
- the LOC107824244 gene encoding heterogeneous nuclear ribonucleoprotein Q isoform X1, protein MGTSENQGSTTTYVQSQDLIIGDMKSSDNQEHVSTELKIQEGEGSNKAKEGSELMGGKDNNSTPTGDNINANCAEDRMEEDTDKKMKGKDISVDEAGEDKIEAFADQENGEEFVEDGVPEHCEEAETLDDERAQLAAHAKERMKRKELEVFVGGLDRDAVEEDLKRVFQHVGEVIDVRMHREVSTNKNKGYAFVKFATKEQASRALSEMRNPVIRGKRCGTAPSEDNDTLFLGNISNTWTKEAVRQKLKDFGVEGVQSINLVADPKHEGLSRGFAFLEFPCHTDAMTAYKILQRPDVVFGHSERTAKVAFAEPLRDPDPEVMAQVKSVFIDGLPPYWDEDRAREKFKCFGDISRITLARNMSTAKRKDFGFVDFSTHEAAVACVAGINNTELGDGNLKAKVRARLSNPQPKTQAVKGGLSGGFRISRGSMGRGFPRGGHTFGRANFPRGRGFHPRVPGHGGRMGFAEHQFGSPYPPIRGRSNFGRAGGRWNFSGAQPVSVDGPMFLDRMRHGDRGQADDAFFRRQQFPVEGLNRPFMGRHFEDRYYHDNTDHGLKRPFPMTDPDPDYSGPSRRPRFDHSESANSLHGDRYRDNFPPGGDHYTRDYYGSDCGRGPYPSFNGGDRPFGRGYGRGYY, encoded by the exons ATGGGAACTTCAGAAAATCAGGGATCTACTACTACATATGTCCAATCTCAAGATCTGATTATTGGCGATATGAAATCTTCAGATAATCAGGAACATGTTTCTACAGAACTGAAAATTCAGGAGGGTGAAGGATCTAATAAAGCAAAAGAAGGATCGGAGTTGATGGGAGGAAAGGACAATAATTCAACTCCTACTGGCGATAATATAAATGCAAACTGTGCAGAAGATAGAATGGAGGAAGATACCGACAAGAAGATGAAGGGAAAGGATATTTCTGTTGACGAAGCTGGTGAAGATAAAATAGAGGCTTTTGCTGATCAAGAGAATGGTGAAGAGTTTGTGGAAGATGGTGTACCCGAGCATTGTGAGGAAGCTGAGacactggatgatgagcgtgcTCAACTGGCTGCCCATGCAAAGGAACGAATGAAGAGGAAAGAGCTGGAAGTATTTGTTGGTGGGTTAGACCGTGATGCTGTGGAGGAGGATCTAAAAAGGGTGTTCCAGCATGTTGGAGAGGTAATTGATGTGCGAATGCACAGAGAGGTATCAACGAACAAGAATAAGGGATACGCATTCGTGAAGTTTGCAACTAAGGAGCAAGCAAGCCGTGCTTTGTCTGAAATGAGAAACCCAGTT ATACGGGGAAAGCGATGTGGCACTGCTCCAAGTGAGGACAATGACACCTTATTCTTAGGAAATATTTCCAATACATGGACAAAGGAAGCC GTAAGGCAAAAGCTGAAAGATTTTGGTGTAGAAGGTGTTCAAAGCATTAACCTGGTGGCCGATCCGAAACATGAAGGTTTGAGTCGTGGTTTTGCATTTCTCGAGTTCCCTTGTCACACTGATGCCATGACAGCATACAAAATACTTCAAAGACCTGATGTTGTTTTTGGTCACTCTGAGAGGACTGCCAAAGTAGCTTTTGCTGAACCGTTACGTGATCCAGATCCAGAGGTAATGGCTCAAGTGAAGTCAGTATTTATCGATGGACTCCCTCCTTATTGGGATGAAGATCGCGCCCGTGAGAAATTTAAATGTTTTGGGGATATTTCAAGAATTACGCTAGCCAGGAATATGTCAACGGCAAAGCGGAAGGATTTTGGATTTGTTGATTTCAGCACACATGAAGCTGCTGTTGCTTGTGTTGCGGGCATAAATAACACAGAGCTGGGTGATGGCAATTTGAAG GCAAAAGTGCGAGCAAGACTTTCAAATCCTCAACCAAAAACTCAGGCTGTAAAAGGTGGATTGTCTGGAGGATTCCGAATTAGCCGTGGTTCCATGG GAAGGGGCTTTCCCCGAGGAGGACATACTTTTGGTAGAGCTAATTTTCCGCGCGGTAGGGGCTTTCACCCGCGTGTACCTGGTCATGGCGGTAGAATGGGCTTTGCTGAACATCAATTTGGTAGCCCTTATCCTCCTATCCGTGGAAGGTCAAACTTTGGACGGG CAGGTGGGAGGTGGAATTTCAGTGGTGCTCAGCCAGTATCTGTTGATGGTCCAATGTTTCTTGATAGAATGAGGCACGGAGATAGAGGGCAGGCAGATGATGCCTTCTTTAGGAGACAACAATTTCCTGTTGAAGGACTTAACAGGCCATTCATGGGTAGGCACTTTGAGGACCGTTACTATCATGATAACACTGACCATGGGTTGAAGAGGCCCTTTCCTATGACA GACCCGGATCCGGATTACTCGGGGCCGAGCAGACGTCCTCGGTTTGATCATTCAGAGTCTGCAAATTCTCTTCACGGGGATCGTTATAGAG ATAATTTTCCTCCCGGTGGCGATCATTACACACGTGATTATTACGGCTCTGAT TGTGGGAGAGGCCCGTATCCATCTTTCAATGGAGGTGATCGTCCATTTGGGCGTGGTTATGGACGTGGTTATTATTAG
- the LOC107824244 gene encoding uncharacterized protein LOC107824244 isoform X2, translated as MGTSENQGSTTTYVQSQDLIIGDMKSSDNQEHVSTELKIQEGEGSNKAKEGSELMGGKDNNSTPTGDNINANCAEDRMEEDTDKKMKGKDISVDEAGEDKIEAFADQENGEEFVEDGVPEHCEEAETLDDERAQLAAHAKERMKRKELEVFVGGLDRDAVEEDLKRVFQHVGEVIDVRMHREVSTNKNKGYAFVKFATKEQASRALSEMRNPVIRGKRCGTAPSEDNDTLFLGNISNTWTKEAVRQKLKDFGVEGVQSINLVADPKHEGLSRGFAFLEFPCHTDAMTAYKILQRPDVVFGHSERTAKVAFAEPLRDPDPEVMAQVKSVFIDGLPPYWDEDRAREKFKCFGDISRITLARNMSTAKRKDFGFVDFSTHEAAVACVAGINNTELGDGNLKAKVRARLSNPQPKTQAVKGGLSGGFRISRGSMGRGFPRGGHTFGRANFPRGRGFHPRVPGHGGRMGFAEHQFGSPYPPIRGRSNFGRGGRWNFSGAQPVSVDGPMFLDRMRHGDRGQADDAFFRRQQFPVEGLNRPFMGRHFEDRYYHDNTDHGLKRPFPMTDPDPDYSGPSRRPRFDHSESANSLHGDRYRDNFPPGGDHYTRDYYGSDCGRGPYPSFNGGDRPFGRGYGRGYY; from the exons ATGGGAACTTCAGAAAATCAGGGATCTACTACTACATATGTCCAATCTCAAGATCTGATTATTGGCGATATGAAATCTTCAGATAATCAGGAACATGTTTCTACAGAACTGAAAATTCAGGAGGGTGAAGGATCTAATAAAGCAAAAGAAGGATCGGAGTTGATGGGAGGAAAGGACAATAATTCAACTCCTACTGGCGATAATATAAATGCAAACTGTGCAGAAGATAGAATGGAGGAAGATACCGACAAGAAGATGAAGGGAAAGGATATTTCTGTTGACGAAGCTGGTGAAGATAAAATAGAGGCTTTTGCTGATCAAGAGAATGGTGAAGAGTTTGTGGAAGATGGTGTACCCGAGCATTGTGAGGAAGCTGAGacactggatgatgagcgtgcTCAACTGGCTGCCCATGCAAAGGAACGAATGAAGAGGAAAGAGCTGGAAGTATTTGTTGGTGGGTTAGACCGTGATGCTGTGGAGGAGGATCTAAAAAGGGTGTTCCAGCATGTTGGAGAGGTAATTGATGTGCGAATGCACAGAGAGGTATCAACGAACAAGAATAAGGGATACGCATTCGTGAAGTTTGCAACTAAGGAGCAAGCAAGCCGTGCTTTGTCTGAAATGAGAAACCCAGTT ATACGGGGAAAGCGATGTGGCACTGCTCCAAGTGAGGACAATGACACCTTATTCTTAGGAAATATTTCCAATACATGGACAAAGGAAGCC GTAAGGCAAAAGCTGAAAGATTTTGGTGTAGAAGGTGTTCAAAGCATTAACCTGGTGGCCGATCCGAAACATGAAGGTTTGAGTCGTGGTTTTGCATTTCTCGAGTTCCCTTGTCACACTGATGCCATGACAGCATACAAAATACTTCAAAGACCTGATGTTGTTTTTGGTCACTCTGAGAGGACTGCCAAAGTAGCTTTTGCTGAACCGTTACGTGATCCAGATCCAGAGGTAATGGCTCAAGTGAAGTCAGTATTTATCGATGGACTCCCTCCTTATTGGGATGAAGATCGCGCCCGTGAGAAATTTAAATGTTTTGGGGATATTTCAAGAATTACGCTAGCCAGGAATATGTCAACGGCAAAGCGGAAGGATTTTGGATTTGTTGATTTCAGCACACATGAAGCTGCTGTTGCTTGTGTTGCGGGCATAAATAACACAGAGCTGGGTGATGGCAATTTGAAG GCAAAAGTGCGAGCAAGACTTTCAAATCCTCAACCAAAAACTCAGGCTGTAAAAGGTGGATTGTCTGGAGGATTCCGAATTAGCCGTGGTTCCATGG GAAGGGGCTTTCCCCGAGGAGGACATACTTTTGGTAGAGCTAATTTTCCGCGCGGTAGGGGCTTTCACCCGCGTGTACCTGGTCATGGCGGTAGAATGGGCTTTGCTGAACATCAATTTGGTAGCCCTTATCCTCCTATCCGTGGAAGGTCAAACTTTGGACGGG GTGGGAGGTGGAATTTCAGTGGTGCTCAGCCAGTATCTGTTGATGGTCCAATGTTTCTTGATAGAATGAGGCACGGAGATAGAGGGCAGGCAGATGATGCCTTCTTTAGGAGACAACAATTTCCTGTTGAAGGACTTAACAGGCCATTCATGGGTAGGCACTTTGAGGACCGTTACTATCATGATAACACTGACCATGGGTTGAAGAGGCCCTTTCCTATGACA GACCCGGATCCGGATTACTCGGGGCCGAGCAGACGTCCTCGGTTTGATCATTCAGAGTCTGCAAATTCTCTTCACGGGGATCGTTATAGAG ATAATTTTCCTCCCGGTGGCGATCATTACACACGTGATTATTACGGCTCTGAT TGTGGGAGAGGCCCGTATCCATCTTTCAATGGAGGTGATCGTCCATTTGGGCGTGGTTATGGACGTGGTTATTATTAG